In Geobacillus kaustophilus, a genomic segment contains:
- a CDS encoding DUF2759 domain-containing protein — protein MGTVIIFALVTLLALYGMLRTLREKNVLGFLFGLATAAVFGWFTIMTILDHGIPTGTH, from the coding sequence ATGGGTACGGTCATTATTTTTGCACTTGTGACGCTGCTTGCCCTTTATGGAATGCTCCGTACATTGCGCGAGAAAAACGTGCTCGGATTTTTGTTTGGACTTGCCACCGCGGCTGTATTCGGCTGGTTTACCATCATGACCATTTTGGATCACGGCATTCCAACCGGCACGCACTGA
- a CDS encoding M14 family metallopeptidase has protein sequence MHLQAWPGDTFETYGRWFSVPTELIIDSNPHVEEGLRPGQTVAVPGYAPIDTWEALADRLSLPTEVLRRLPGAMAVINGTAPLPKRISSPIVRSVRPYNFAALMEDITALVCHYPFVRQRTIGHSVLGLPLVELQIGRGPVRVHMNGSFHANEWITTAVIMALIDEYARALVNDDELAGHRVLDYYRKVTLSVVPMVNPDGVNLVLNGPPEEEPHRSQVVCINGGSLDFSQWKANIRGVDLNNQFPVNWEIEQARKPPKAPAPRDFPGFAPLTEPEAKAMAALAESSDFAMVVAFHTQGKEIYWGYEGFEPPEAEATVQAMAKASRYQPVRYIDSHAGYRDWFIQTWKRRGYTVELGEGVNPLPLSQFAQIYRDSLGLFLAALKMA, from the coding sequence ATGCACCTTCAAGCATGGCCCGGCGATACGTTTGAAACATATGGCCGATGGTTTTCAGTGCCGACTGAGCTGATCATCGATTCGAATCCTCATGTAGAAGAGGGATTGCGCCCTGGGCAGACCGTTGCCGTCCCGGGATACGCGCCGATCGATACATGGGAAGCGCTCGCTGACCGCTTATCGCTGCCGACGGAGGTGCTGCGGCGGCTGCCGGGGGCGATGGCGGTCATCAACGGAACAGCGCCGTTGCCGAAGCGGATTTCGTCCCCGATCGTCCGCAGCGTCCGTCCGTACAATTTTGCCGCTTTGATGGAGGATATCACCGCCCTCGTCTGTCACTATCCGTTTGTGCGCCAGCGGACGATCGGCCATAGTGTTCTCGGCTTGCCGCTTGTTGAACTGCAAATCGGCCGCGGACCGGTGCGCGTGCATATGAACGGATCGTTCCATGCGAATGAGTGGATCACGACGGCAGTGATCATGGCGCTCATCGACGAGTACGCGAGGGCGCTGGTTAACGATGACGAGCTTGCCGGCCATCGGGTGCTTGATTATTACCGTAAAGTGACTCTTTCCGTTGTGCCGATGGTCAATCCTGACGGCGTCAACCTTGTGCTGAACGGCCCGCCGGAAGAAGAGCCGCATCGGAGCCAAGTCGTCTGCATCAACGGTGGATCGCTCGATTTTTCGCAATGGAAAGCGAACATCCGCGGCGTTGATTTAAACAATCAATTTCCAGTTAACTGGGAAATAGAACAGGCCCGCAAACCGCCGAAAGCGCCGGCGCCGCGCGATTTTCCTGGCTTTGCCCCCCTCACCGAGCCGGAGGCGAAAGCGATGGCGGCGCTCGCCGAGTCGAGCGATTTTGCAATGGTCGTCGCGTTTCATACGCAAGGGAAGGAAATTTATTGGGGATATGAAGGGTTCGAGCCGCCGGAGGCGGAGGCGACGGTTCAGGCGATGGCCAAAGCAAGCCGCTATCAGCCTGTCCGCTACATTGACAGCCATGCCGGCTACCGCGATTGGTTCATTCAAACGTGGAAGCGGCGCGGCTACACCGTGGAGCTCGGCGAGGGCGTCAACCCGTTGCCGCTCTCGCAGTTTGCGCAAATATACCGCGACAGCCTCGGCCTGTTTTTAGCAGCGCTCAAAATGGCATAA
- a CDS encoding helix-turn-helix transcriptional regulator, which translates to MEQTLKITSVLSDPTRFHIYEYMAKVHREVSVQEIAEKFHIHPNVARLHLTKLEDVRMVISDTQKTGKGGRPSRLYRLSDEVIGLYFPFRDYQLLARIAIQTMAKLGPIGSEALRETGKRFGRELIASRLPHNSTAGALTMADKIAIMEEAAEAAGFLPQLHYDEEKGVLYLDIFNCPFKEIAAQAPDTVCGMHHAFLEGMVETLFAGAEVAETENMMEGSRRCAYRIVIRP; encoded by the coding sequence ATGGAACAAACGTTGAAAATCACAAGCGTATTGTCTGACCCGACCAGATTTCATATTTATGAATACATGGCAAAAGTGCATCGCGAAGTTTCTGTTCAAGAAATCGCAGAAAAATTCCATATCCATCCAAACGTCGCCCGCTTGCACTTAACGAAGCTTGAAGACGTTCGCATGGTCATATCGGATACGCAAAAAACGGGAAAAGGCGGACGGCCGAGCCGGCTGTACCGGCTATCCGACGAAGTGATCGGGCTGTATTTTCCGTTCCGCGATTATCAACTCCTCGCCCGCATCGCCATTCAAACGATGGCCAAACTTGGTCCCATTGGAAGCGAGGCGTTGCGTGAAACAGGAAAGCGGTTCGGTCGTGAGCTCATCGCCAGCCGTTTGCCGCATAACAGCACAGCGGGCGCGCTCACCATGGCCGACAAAATCGCTATAATGGAAGAGGCGGCCGAAGCGGCTGGATTTTTGCCGCAATTGCACTATGATGAAGAAAAAGGAGTGCTATACCTCGATATTTTCAACTGCCCGTTCAAAGAAATCGCCGCGCAAGCACCTGATACCGTTTGCGGCATGCACCACGCTTTTTTAGAGGGAATGGTCGAGACGCTGTTTGCCGGCGCTGAAGTAGCGGAAACGGAAAATATGATGGAAGGCAGCCGCCGCTGCGCCTACCGCATCGTCATCCGTCCGTGA
- a CDS encoding rhomboid family intramembrane serine protease: MDVLFWQLVQRLSRGGYHIVRMSEQADEVWLESNHWRRPTLIRLVRADFDWSRSLRLDMEYTWQFVQQMRGWNFSKAGRVINVYVAVYPPVDDWEFLVAEPLPLSGVSDGVLHTLLLHSGNMGDVLSRLAEMTGVALHFEPPVETSDPFAAAERLKREVVREWRRRREEERRIFEYGKPMFTRLFIVVQVAMFLVLEWSGGSTNPDVLIHYGAKFNPLIEAGEWWRLLTPMFLHIGFLHLLTNTLALHYLGITVERLYGSLRFLFIYVTAGFFGALASFLFTPSLSAGASGAIFGLFGALLYFGTVYRHLFFRTMGMNVISLIIVNLLFGLLVPGIDNAGHIGGLVGGFLAAGVVHLPKHTALGRQAGALAVSALLVAAGLWIGFR; encoded by the coding sequence ATGGATGTACTGTTTTGGCAGCTTGTTCAGCGTTTGTCTCGCGGCGGCTACCACATCGTGCGGATGTCTGAGCAGGCCGATGAAGTATGGCTGGAATCAAACCATTGGCGTCGCCCAACACTCATCCGCCTCGTGCGCGCTGATTTTGATTGGAGCCGATCGTTGCGCCTTGATATGGAATATACATGGCAATTCGTTCAGCAAATGAGGGGATGGAATTTCAGCAAAGCGGGCCGGGTCATCAATGTTTATGTGGCGGTGTATCCGCCGGTTGACGATTGGGAATTTCTTGTCGCCGAGCCGTTGCCGCTCTCTGGAGTGTCCGATGGCGTGCTTCATACGCTCCTCCTTCACAGCGGCAATATGGGGGACGTGCTGTCGCGGCTTGCGGAGATGACGGGCGTTGCGCTCCATTTTGAGCCGCCTGTGGAAACGTCCGATCCGTTTGCTGCCGCCGAGCGCTTAAAGCGCGAGGTGGTCCGCGAATGGCGGCGCCGCCGTGAGGAGGAACGGCGCATTTTTGAGTATGGCAAGCCGATGTTCACCCGGCTGTTCATCGTTGTGCAGGTTGCGATGTTTTTGGTTCTCGAATGGAGCGGCGGGAGCACGAATCCGGATGTGTTGATCCACTACGGCGCCAAATTCAATCCGCTCATTGAGGCGGGAGAATGGTGGCGGCTGTTGACGCCAATGTTTTTGCATATTGGTTTTTTGCATCTGTTGACAAACACTCTTGCTTTGCATTATTTAGGGATAACAGTTGAGCGGCTATACGGCTCGCTTCGCTTTTTGTTCATTTACGTAACGGCCGGATTTTTCGGAGCGCTGGCGAGTTTTTTGTTTACACCATCATTATCGGCCGGCGCGTCGGGAGCCATTTTCGGGCTATTCGGGGCTCTTCTTTACTTCGGCACTGTCTACCGGCATTTATTTTTTCGGACGATGGGGATGAACGTCATCAGTTTAATCATCGTCAACCTGTTGTTTGGCTTGCTTGTTCCTGGCATCGACAACGCCGGCCATATCGGCGGACTGGTTGGCGGTTTTTTGGCGGCTGGCGTCGTTCATTTGCCAAAACACACCGCTTTAGGGCGGCAGGCGGGAGCGTTGGCGGTGTCGGCGCTGCTTGTCGCCGCTGGCTTATGGATCGGATTTCGGTAA
- a CDS encoding YqgQ family protein, with protein sequence MKTVYDVQQLLKRFGTIIYVGDRLADLELMEEEVKELYQSQLIDAKQLQAALFILRHEAQMEREKRMKKG encoded by the coding sequence ATGAAGACGGTATACGACGTTCAGCAGCTGTTGAAACGGTTTGGCACGATCATTTACGTGGGCGACCGGCTCGCTGATTTGGAGCTGATGGAAGAGGAAGTGAAAGAGCTGTACCAGTCCCAGCTGATTGATGCGAAACAGCTGCAAGCCGCTTTGTTTATTTTGCGGCACGAAGCGCAAATGGAGCGGGAAAAACGGATGAAAAAAGGATGA
- a CDS encoding spore germination protein — translation MEKQMPKRLASRRLHDNASYLAERLGVGKSFDVIRLDVEYGGRAMALFMIDGFVKDDILHYLMRYLSRIEEHELDVHPLEKLLKKYLPYVEIGQTDDLEEAAAMVLAGPTALVVDGVDRVILIDARTYPVRGPQEPDTERVVRGARDGFVETIVFNTALIRRRVRDPSLRMEYVQVARRSKTDICICYIEEIADPELVRRVRESITAIDTDGLVMAEKTVEEFISGRHWNPYPVIRYTERPDTAAAHLYEGHVLVIVDGSPSVMITPATFWHHLQHAEEYRNKPIIGAYLRLVRFLAVWVSVFLLPLWYLLMIEPELLPDPLQFLGKAKLGDIPLFAQILMIEIGMDMLRMAAIHTPSSLATALGLVAALMIGGIAVEVGLFSNEVILYFSVTAIGTFATPSYEMSLANRLVRIALLILSGLFGLYGYVIGITVWILALARMTSFGVPYLWPFIPFSYRAMRDVLIRSPMPLKNRRPAILHPRDPDR, via the coding sequence ATGGAGAAACAGATGCCCAAACGCCTGGCGTCCCGTCGCCTTCATGACAATGCATCCTATTTAGCCGAACGGCTTGGAGTCGGGAAGAGCTTCGATGTCATTCGCCTTGACGTCGAATATGGCGGCCGGGCGATGGCGTTGTTTATGATTGACGGATTTGTCAAAGACGATATTTTGCATTATTTGATGAGATATTTGTCCCGGATTGAGGAACACGAACTGGACGTTCACCCGCTTGAGAAGCTCCTGAAAAAATATCTTCCGTACGTCGAGATCGGGCAGACAGACGACTTGGAAGAAGCGGCCGCGATGGTGCTTGCCGGGCCGACCGCGCTTGTTGTTGATGGGGTGGATCGGGTTATTTTGATTGACGCCCGCACGTATCCGGTGCGCGGGCCGCAAGAGCCGGACACGGAACGGGTCGTACGCGGGGCGCGCGACGGTTTTGTCGAGACAATCGTCTTTAACACCGCGCTCATTCGCCGCCGCGTCCGCGACCCTTCTTTGCGCATGGAGTACGTGCAGGTGGCGCGGCGCTCGAAGACCGATATTTGCATTTGCTATATCGAGGAAATCGCCGACCCAGAACTCGTTCGCCGCGTTCGGGAATCGATTACCGCCATTGACACAGACGGGCTGGTTATGGCTGAGAAAACGGTGGAAGAGTTTATTTCCGGCCGGCATTGGAATCCGTACCCAGTTATCCGCTATACGGAACGCCCCGATACGGCAGCGGCCCATTTGTATGAAGGCCATGTGCTTGTGATCGTCGATGGATCGCCAAGTGTCATGATTACCCCAGCAACGTTTTGGCATCATTTGCAGCACGCTGAAGAGTACCGGAATAAGCCGATCATCGGGGCGTATTTGCGGCTCGTCCGCTTTCTGGCCGTTTGGGTGTCGGTGTTTTTACTGCCGCTTTGGTATTTGCTCATGATTGAGCCGGAACTGCTGCCGGATCCGCTCCAGTTTTTGGGGAAGGCCAAATTGGGAGACATTCCGCTGTTTGCACAAATTTTGATGATTGAAATCGGGATGGATATGCTGCGAATGGCCGCCATTCATACACCGTCTTCGCTGGCGACCGCGCTCGGCCTCGTCGCCGCGCTTATGATCGGCGGCATCGCGGTGGAAGTTGGACTCTTTTCCAATGAAGTGATTTTGTATTTTTCTGTTACGGCCATTGGTACGTTTGCGACGCCCAGCTATGAAATGAGCTTGGCGAACCGGCTCGTCCGCATTGCCTTGCTCATTTTGTCCGGCCTGTTCGGCCTGTACGGTTATGTCATCGGCATCACCGTTTGGATCCTTGCCTTGGCGCGGATGACGTCATTTGGCGTTCCGTACTTATGGCCGTTCATCCCGTTCTCCTACCGAGCGATGCGCGACGTGCTCATCCGGTCGCCGATGCCGCTCAAAAACCGGCGGCCGGCGATTCTTCACCCGCGCGACCCTGACCGCTGA
- a CDS encoding ROK family glucokinase, with translation MERWLAGIDLGGTTIKMAFVTTEGDIVHKWEIPTNTANRGEHIVADIARSLDGTLAQLGGAKERLLAVGIGAPGPVEEETGMLYETVNIGWTNYPLKQRLEEAMGLPVAVDNDANLAALGEMWKGAGGGARHLLFVTLGTGVGGGVIANGAIVRGINGAGGEIGHMTMIPDGGARCNCGKTGCLETIASATGIVRIAKEKLTADDRPSELRNGDVTAKAVFDAAKAGDALALEVVDEATYYLGWALANAANVTNPEKIVIGGGVSKAGDMLVERVAAHFRRFAFPRVAVGAKLVLATLGNDAGVIGAAWLAKELVGA, from the coding sequence ATGGAACGATGGTTGGCAGGCATTGACCTTGGGGGCACGACAATCAAAATGGCGTTTGTCACCACCGAGGGTGACATCGTGCACAAATGGGAAATTCCGACGAACACCGCCAATCGCGGTGAGCATATCGTCGCTGACATTGCCCGGTCGCTTGATGGGACGCTCGCCCAGCTCGGCGGAGCGAAAGAGAGGCTGCTTGCCGTCGGCATCGGCGCTCCCGGGCCGGTCGAAGAGGAAACCGGCATGTTGTATGAGACGGTCAATATAGGGTGGACGAATTATCCGCTGAAACAACGGTTGGAAGAAGCGATGGGGCTGCCTGTGGCAGTCGATAATGATGCCAATCTTGCGGCGCTTGGCGAAATGTGGAAAGGAGCAGGGGGAGGAGCGCGCCATTTGTTGTTTGTGACGCTTGGCACCGGCGTTGGCGGCGGTGTGATTGCCAACGGCGCCATTGTGCGCGGCATAAACGGCGCCGGCGGAGAGATCGGACATATGACGATGATCCCTGATGGCGGCGCCCGTTGCAACTGCGGCAAAACCGGATGTTTGGAAACGATTGCGTCTGCCACCGGCATCGTGCGGATCGCCAAGGAGAAATTGACCGCAGATGATCGTCCGAGTGAGCTTCGCAACGGGGATGTGACGGCCAAAGCGGTGTTTGACGCCGCCAAAGCGGGCGATGCGCTGGCATTGGAAGTGGTCGACGAAGCAACGTACTACCTTGGTTGGGCGTTGGCGAATGCCGCCAATGTGACGAACCCGGAGAAAATCGTGATCGGCGGCGGCGTGTCCAAGGCGGGTGACATGCTTGTCGAGCGCGTGGCCGCCCATTTCCGCCGCTTCGCGTTCCCGCGCGTCGCCGTTGGGGCGAAGCTTGTTTTAGCGACGCTTGGCAACGATGCCGGCGTCATCGGCGCCGCCTGGCTGGCGAAAGAGCTTGTCGGCGCGTAA
- the comGB gene encoding competence type IV pilus assembly protein ComGB encodes MKRKMWPLAEQALFFTRLGRLLERGYPLGQALEFLAIQAPTHRRLEVERCLQQLRAGLPLFAAVEALSVDRMAVNLLFFAERHGDLPRGMAETGEALAQKARFHEQLRRFSRYPLFLLSLLIIMLVLMEWWLLPQFERAAAAFSPQRGHTAWLLTVIAHAPMVLAAIAALAVFSGLFYAVCFRRWPVSRKLRFALRIPGFSSFLKLFLTCLTARQLGRLLQAGLSVYDALGVFSEPSSWPFLQMEGRRIREGLMKGMTLDGLIGAVRYYEQELALVIRHGQSNGELGKELEHYSEFLLQMMEQRMESVLKRMQPLLLAVVGSFVVGMYLAILLPMFSMLNEM; translated from the coding sequence ATGAAACGCAAAATGTGGCCGCTCGCTGAACAGGCGTTGTTTTTCACCCGGCTCGGCCGGCTGCTCGAGCGCGGTTACCCCCTTGGGCAAGCGCTTGAGTTCTTGGCCATCCAGGCTCCAACACATCGCCGGCTGGAAGTGGAACGCTGTCTGCAGCAGCTGCGCGCCGGGCTGCCGCTGTTTGCGGCTGTCGAAGCGCTGTCGGTCGACCGCATGGCGGTTAACCTCCTCTTTTTTGCCGAACGGCATGGCGACTTGCCGCGCGGCATGGCAGAGACAGGGGAGGCACTGGCGCAAAAAGCGCGCTTCCACGAGCAACTGCGCCGCTTCAGTCGCTATCCGCTGTTCCTTCTTTCTTTGCTCATCATCATGCTCGTCTTGATGGAATGGTGGCTGCTGCCGCAGTTTGAACGGGCGGCGGCGGCGTTTTCTCCACAACGCGGACACACCGCTTGGCTGCTTACGGTGATCGCCCATGCCCCTATGGTGCTGGCCGCCATCGCCGCCTTGGCGGTGTTCTCCGGGCTGTTTTACGCCGTCTGTTTCCGCCGCTGGCCGGTCTCCCGAAAACTTCGATTCGCTTTGCGAATTCCAGGGTTTTCTTCGTTTCTGAAACTGTTCCTCACCTGCCTGACTGCCCGCCAGCTCGGGCGCCTGCTGCAGGCCGGATTGTCGGTTTATGATGCGCTCGGCGTGTTCAGCGAGCCGTCGTCCTGGCCGTTTTTGCAAATGGAAGGTCGGCGCATTCGCGAGGGGTTGATGAAAGGGATGACACTTGACGGATTAATCGGCGCCGTCCGCTATTACGAACAAGAGCTGGCGCTTGTCATCCGTCACGGCCAGTCGAACGGCGAACTTGGCAAAGAACTTGAACATTACAGCGAGTTTTTGCTGCAGATGATGGAACAACGAATGGAGTCGGTCTTAAAACGCATGCAGCCGCTTTTATTGGCGGTCGTTGGCTCGTTTGTCGTCGGCATGTATTTGGCGATTTTGCTGCCGATGTTTTCTATGTTGAATGAAATGTAA
- a CDS encoding class I SAM-dependent methyltransferase, with product MNRLYEQIAAAPGGRVSYADYIKMALYDERFGYYMREQAKIGKEGDFFTNSSFAPVFGKVLASLWIRLVEEGGLPPAVCEWGGGDGRLALSVLEEWKKKSPHTYDRLSYTIIDQSPFHRRRQCETLQSVAEKVEQYDDVSRWLAERGPFSGIVFSNEFFDAFPVHVIVKEGGVLHECFVAARDGRLVEEKAPLCRPTIVRYLNERGLDLAEGQRLEVPLAMKAFWLEVGTLFHQAVMVTVDYGYTDEQLRAPGRRHGSLRGYFRHQLVADPLRHPGEMDLTSHVQWDALRLYARQAGWEEVSFVRQDRFLLAAGLLHEWNVSEGDDFFSPASRQNRMIRALIADDGVSRFFDVLILQKGMSLPARDFWTAPEFLPAD from the coding sequence ATGAACCGATTGTACGAACAGATTGCCGCGGCGCCGGGCGGGCGGGTGTCGTACGCCGATTACATCAAGATGGCTCTTTACGACGAACGATTCGGCTACTATATGCGAGAGCAGGCGAAAATCGGCAAGGAAGGTGATTTTTTTACGAACAGCTCATTCGCGCCGGTGTTTGGCAAAGTGCTCGCTTCCCTTTGGATTCGGCTCGTGGAAGAAGGGGGGCTGCCGCCGGCTGTTTGCGAGTGGGGGGGCGGAGACGGAAGATTGGCGCTTTCCGTATTAGAAGAATGGAAGAAAAAAAGCCCACATACATACGACCGCTTGTCGTATACGATCATCGACCAAAGCCCGTTCCACCGCCGGCGCCAGTGCGAAACGCTTCAATCCGTCGCCGAGAAGGTGGAGCAATATGACGATGTCTCTCGCTGGCTGGCCGAGCGTGGGCCGTTTTCCGGCATCGTGTTCAGCAACGAATTTTTTGATGCATTTCCCGTTCACGTCATTGTAAAGGAAGGCGGCGTTTTGCACGAATGTTTTGTCGCCGCCCGCGATGGCCGGCTCGTTGAAGAAAAGGCGCCGCTTTGCCGTCCCACTATTGTCCGCTATTTAAATGAGCGCGGATTAGATCTTGCTGAGGGGCAAAGGCTTGAGGTGCCTCTCGCGATGAAGGCGTTTTGGCTCGAGGTTGGGACGCTGTTTCATCAGGCAGTGATGGTGACGGTAGACTATGGCTATACGGACGAACAGCTGCGCGCCCCGGGGCGGCGACATGGAAGCTTGCGCGGATATTTCCGTCATCAGCTTGTTGCCGACCCGCTTCGCCATCCGGGGGAGATGGACTTGACGAGCCATGTACAATGGGATGCGCTTCGCTTGTACGCCCGTCAGGCTGGGTGGGAGGAAGTGTCATTCGTTCGCCAAGATCGGTTTTTGCTCGCGGCCGGCCTTTTGCATGAATGGAACGTTTCAGAAGGCGACGATTTCTTTTCGCCGGCAAGCCGCCAAAATCGAATGATCCGCGCGCTGATCGCCGACGATGGCGTCAGCCGCTTTTTTGACGTGCTTATCTTGCAGAAAGGAATGAGTCTCCCCGCGCGCGACTTTTGGACAGCGCCCGAGTTTTTGCCAGCCGATTGA
- a CDS encoding DUF2626 family protein, whose amino-acid sequence MDRMFRVLAFWTGIFAVMFYLGHMHTTSLIFFGQTVFFLFLGFLKLTERMYLYIFGAYLTIFFAAFTYWTTFMMVPGMGE is encoded by the coding sequence ATGGATCGCATGTTCCGCGTGCTCGCCTTTTGGACCGGCATTTTTGCTGTCATGTTTTATCTTGGCCATATGCATACGACGTCGCTCATTTTCTTTGGCCAAACGGTGTTTTTCTTGTTCCTCGGCTTTTTAAAGCTGACCGAGAGAATGTACCTTTACATTTTCGGAGCATATTTGACGATTTTCTTCGCGGCGTTTACGTATTGGACGACGTTTATGATGGTGCCCGGCATGGGTGAATAA
- the comGA gene encoding competence type IV pilus ATPase ComGA, translating into MLNEIEQTANRLLAEAVQRRASDLHLVPRRRDAAVRLRLDGMLVDVGVLPKETAERLIVHFKFLAGMDIGERRRPQSGAMEVTEFGETVHLRLSTLPTLYDESLVIRLLPQRLSLPLRELSLFSRSTARLFSFMQHPQGLVLLTGPTGSGKTTTLYTLLDLCQAERQRNIITLEDPIEKQNERLLQVQINEKAGITYAAGLKAALRHDPDVLMVGEIRDHDTAAIAIRSALSGHLVVSTMHAADAVGAVYRLHEFGIPIADLAETLLAVSAQRLVELCCPLCGDDCHPSCGRLGRCRRTTVYELLYGSALEDVIRSLTDGRGKPKRPYMTLVRLIRKGIALGYLPVRMLELVGGGER; encoded by the coding sequence GTGCTGAACGAGATTGAACAAACGGCAAACCGCCTTCTCGCCGAAGCAGTGCAGCGCCGCGCCTCGGATCTTCACCTCGTTCCGCGCCGCCGCGATGCCGCCGTTCGTCTTCGGCTCGACGGCATGCTTGTCGACGTCGGCGTGCTTCCGAAAGAAACCGCGGAACGTCTCATCGTCCACTTTAAATTTTTAGCCGGCATGGACATCGGGGAACGACGCCGCCCGCAAAGCGGCGCCATGGAAGTAACTGAGTTTGGGGAAACGGTGCATTTGCGTTTATCGACGTTGCCGACGCTCTACGATGAAAGCCTCGTCATTCGCCTTCTGCCGCAGCGCCTCTCGTTGCCGCTTCGCGAACTATCCTTATTCTCCCGCTCCACCGCACGATTATTTTCCTTCATGCAGCATCCGCAAGGACTCGTGCTGTTGACTGGCCCGACGGGGTCGGGAAAAACGACGACCCTGTATACCCTTCTTGATCTTTGTCAAGCTGAAAGGCAACGCAACATCATCACGCTTGAAGATCCGATCGAAAAACAGAACGAACGATTGTTGCAAGTGCAAATCAATGAGAAAGCAGGGATCACGTACGCCGCCGGCCTAAAAGCGGCGCTGCGCCATGACCCGGATGTGTTGATGGTCGGAGAGATCCGCGATCATGACACGGCAGCCATTGCCATCCGTTCAGCGCTGAGCGGTCATTTGGTCGTCTCGACGATGCACGCCGCCGATGCAGTCGGCGCCGTCTACCGGCTGCATGAATTCGGCATTCCAATCGCCGATTTGGCCGAGACGCTGCTTGCCGTCTCCGCCCAGCGGCTTGTCGAGCTTTGCTGCCCGCTGTGCGGCGACGATTGCCATCCATCGTGCGGCCGTCTTGGGCGATGCCGGCGCACCACTGTTTATGAGTTGCTTTACGGTTCAGCGCTTGAGGACGTTATTCGTTCACTCACCGATGGGAGAGGGAAGCCCAAGCGCCCTTATATGACGCTGGTCCGCTTGATCCGCAAGGGGATTGCGCTCGGCTACCTGCCCGTCCGCATGCTTGAGCTCGTCGGAGGGGGAGAAAGATGA
- a CDS encoding MBL fold metallo-hydrolase, producing the protein MEWTRIPVGPIQANAYLLSSADRQCLIVDPGAEGAALVRRIEEKGLTPLAILLTHAHFDHIGGIPDVLARWDIPVYLHENEKQWLQDPALNGSLYFGGPVVVRCEPICLKGSTALNIGPFALDVRETPGHSPGSVSYYCQEANIVFSGDALFAGSIGRTDLPGGNHQQLLKSIHDELLTLPEETIVLSGHGLETTIAAEMDTNPFLHGFS; encoded by the coding sequence TTGGAGTGGACGCGTATTCCCGTCGGCCCGATTCAGGCCAACGCTTACTTGTTGTCGTCTGCAGACCGACAATGCTTGATCGTTGACCCCGGCGCGGAAGGCGCGGCGCTCGTCCGCCGGATCGAGGAAAAAGGGCTGACCCCGCTGGCGATTTTGCTGACGCATGCGCATTTTGACCATATTGGCGGCATCCCGGACGTGCTTGCCCGCTGGGACATTCCGGTGTATTTGCACGAGAATGAAAAACAATGGCTGCAAGATCCGGCGCTAAACGGCTCACTTTATTTTGGCGGCCCGGTCGTCGTCCGCTGCGAACCGATATGCCTTAAAGGGTCGACGGCGCTGAACATCGGCCCGTTTGCGCTCGATGTCCGCGAAACGCCGGGCCACTCGCCGGGCAGTGTCTCGTATTATTGCCAAGAAGCGAACATTGTGTTTTCCGGCGACGCACTGTTTGCCGGCAGCATCGGGCGCACTGACTTGCCAGGCGGCAACCATCAGCAGCTGTTGAAAAGCATTCATGACGAACTGCTTACGCTGCCGGAGGAGACGATCGTTCTTTCCGGCCACGGGCTGGAGACGACGATCGCCGCGGAGATGGATACAAATCCGTTTTTGCATGGGTTTTCGTAA
- the comGC gene encoding competence type IV pilus major pilin ComGC gives MNQKGFTLIEMLIVMMVISVLLLIAIPNITKHNSMINSKGCEAFLNTVQAQVKAYEMEHNKIPTVQELLDGRYIKSAKCPNGHAIQISANGDVSESGS, from the coding sequence ATGAATCAAAAGGGATTCACATTGATCGAAATGTTGATCGTGATGATGGTGATTTCTGTTCTGCTGCTGATTGCCATTCCGAATATTACAAAGCACAACAGCATGATCAATTCAAAAGGATGCGAGGCGTTTTTGAACACGGTGCAAGCGCAGGTGAAAGCATACGAGATGGAGCATAACAAAATTCCGACGGTGCAGGAATTGCTCGACGGCCGCTATATTAAATCGGCCAAATGTCCGAACGGCCATGCGATCCAAATCAGCGCGAACGGTGATGTGAGTGAAAGCGGCTCATAA